TCCGGCATAAAAAACTGCACCGCAGTTTTCAACGTCGCTTGCGACGGCCCGCAGGGTGACGGACAAAGCTTGTCCGGCATAAAAAACTGCACCGCAGTTTTCAACGTCGCTTGCGACGGCCCGCAGGGTGACGGACAAAGCTTGTCCGGCATAAAAAACTGCACCGCAGTTTTCAACGTCGCTTGCGACGGCCCGCAGGGTGACGGACAAAGCTTGTCCGGCATAAAAAACTGCACCGCAGTTTTCAACGTCGCTTGCGACAGCCCGCAGGGTGACGGACAAAGCTTGTCCGGCATAAAAAACTGCACCGCAGTTTTCAACGTCGCTTGCGACGGCCCGCAGGGTGACGGACAAAGCTTGTCCGGCATAAAAAAGCGGCTGCACTGCTTAGCGAGCCGCTCTATTCCCGACTGGAGCATGGCGGGCACAAAGGTTATAGACCGACTAGGTTACCGTTTAGTTGCGGGTAAATCAGCATTGATTCAGTCAAATCAGATTTATCGCGTGCCACGCTCGATGATCACCCCGACCTGACGCGCCTGCGCCACCGCCCCCGGTTTACTGACTTTGATACGCAGCCAGGGAATTGGAAAACGCTGCATCAGAATCTGCGCCACCTCTTCAGCGACGCGTTCCACCAGCGCAAAGCGCTGCCCGGCGACATGTTCAATCACAGCGTCGCTGACATCAGCATAGCTCAGGCAGTCGTTAACATCATCGCTGACCGCCGCCCGACGGTTGTCCCATCCCATTTCGATATCGAACACCAGCTTTTGCTGAATGGTCTGTTCCCAGTCATAAACACCAATGGTGGTAATGACGGTAAGTTCCTCAATAAATACGATATCCATCACGCCATTCTCTGTTTTTGTCGTTGTCGGATACCACTTCCGACGGATTATGCGTATTATCCACAGATGAGAAGAGTAAAACGACCCTTATTAAACGGAACCGCGTTATGAGTGCTACCGCACTTGGTATGATATTAATCGCGTATCTGTGTGGCGCCATTTCCAGTGCGATTCTGGTGTGCCGGATCGCCGGGTTGCCGGACCCTCGGAAGCTTGGTTCAGGAAACCCTGGCGCCACCAACGTCCTGCGTATCGGCGGTAAAGCCGCCGCCGCCGCCGTATTGGTTTTCGATGTGCTGAAAGGCATGTTGCCCGTCTGGATAGCTTATAGGCTTGGCGTTCCTCCGCTTTACCTCGGCCTGACCGCCATCGCCGCCTGCCTGGGACATATCTATCCGGTCTTTTTTCACTTTCATGGTGGAAAAGGCGTCGCCACCGCCTTCGGCGCCATTGCCCCAATCGGCTGGGATCTGACCGGGCTGATGACCGGCACCTGGTTGTTAACCGTCCTGCTTAGCGGCTATTCGTCTCTCGGCGCCATCATCAGCGCGCTGATTGCGCCGTTCTACGTCTGGTGGTTTAAACCGCAGTTCACCTTTCCCGTGGCGATGCTGTCATGCCTGATTTTAATGCGCCATCACGACAACATTCAGCGCCTGTGGCGCGGGCGGGAAGGGAAAATCTGGCATAGTCTGCGTAAGAACAAAACCGCAGACGATTAAGGTCCGGTAAGAAAAAACCACTCCCGCCACCGCGGGAATGGTAAGCGTACAACCGGCCCGGGGATAACCGGTCAGAGTCAATACCGGCTTATCGCCATCATATCCTGCCGCTGTAATCTGAATACCGCCATGCTTTCCGCCAACTGCCGCGCCTGCTCCTCCAGTGAACGCGTCGCCGCCGCTGACTCCTCAACCAGTGACGCGTTTTGCTGAGCCGCCTTATCCATCTGCGACACGGCGACATTGACCTGCTCAATTCCATGACTCTGCTCGCGTGACGAGCTGGAAATCTCGCGCATCAGCATGGTCATGTGCACCACCGCTTCGGAAACCTCCTTCATAATTTCACCCGCCATTTTCGCCATTTGAGTTCCTTCGGTGACCCGCCCCTGAGAATCCAGCATCAGCGCCTTAATCTCTTTGGCTGACTGGGCGCTGCGCTGGGCCAGATTTCTCACCTCGCCGGCCACCACCGCGAATCCCCGCCCCTGCTCTCCGGCCCGTGCGGCTTCCACCGCCGCGTTCAGCGCCAGAATGTTGGTCTGGAAAGCGATACCGTCGATGACCGTCAGAATATCGGCAACGCGCTCCGAACTGTTGGAGATCAGCCCCATCTTCTCAACCATCTGACCTACCGCATCCCCCCCCCGGCCGGAGATATCCGCAACATTTTGCGCCAGATTGTAGGCCTGTTCCGCATTTTCGGCGTTCAGCTTCACGGTCGCGTTCAACTGTTCCATGCTGGCCGCCGTCTGTTCGATCGATGCCGCCGACTCTTCAGTGCGCGCCGCCAAATGCGTATTCCCCGTTGACAGTTCGCTGGTGCCGATATCAATCTGCCCGCCAGCATCACGTACCCGACCCACCGCAACAGAGAGCGAATGTTGCATCGCTCTCATCGAATGCATCAGGCGGCCAATCTCATTTCTGCCGCCATCCTCAATCTCCTGCGTTAGATCGCCGCTGGCGATAAACTCCAACTGCGTCACCGCCACCCCAAGCGGAGACAGAACCAGACGCTTCAGGGCTACCCAGGCAGCCAACACCAGCACCAGCACCAGCGCACAGGCAATTCCGATAGTAACCAGGCGGCCAAAGGCGAAAGCTTCCGCCTTATCAACCATATTCTGTCCGATTTCCAGGGCAAAATCGCGGAAGCCGTTATTCGCCTTATCCATATTTACGCTAAGCGGCGGAACAACGTTTTCAAGCAAACGATAGTATTCATCCACGCGGCCGCCTTTCAGCGCATCAATCATTGGCTGAATACCCTTATCAATAAAGGGGCTATAGTTATTCTCCACCGCGGCGGCCAGTCTTGCGCCCTGCTCAGTCACTGTGCCGTACGCAAGAAAGCGGGTCATCTCCCGACGCGACAGTTCGACGTAGCTTTGCGCCCGGGCCATCGATGCCTCAGCCAACTCGGTCATTCCGCTTTCCATCTGGCGAGCGGCCAGCGCCAAGCCTGTCCGGGCGCGTAACGCAGCGGTATAGCTGCCCGACAGCGCCGCGACCTCTTTGCCCTGGATTTTGTCGATGGTGGTAATTGATTCTTTTCCCTGATTAATGGAGTTAACGCCGATACCGCTGACCAGCGTTAAAAGCAATACCATGGTCCCTAACAAAACAATCAAGTTTACTTTGATAGTAATATTTCTTAACATTATTGTTGTTACACCCTGTATTAATGAAGCAATTTTATTAATGAGTAAAACCGATTAGAGAAATTTTCTCTCCTACCTATCGGATTAATCCTTTTTTTTCTTTAACTTCGGCCACCGTTTAGTAACTTAACAACGTGTTAATAAGTTTTTTTTATTATTACGATCATATTAATAAAGCGTTACCAGTGCCATGAGAAGCAAGAAATCCCCCCTTAAAAATCGGCGACTTTCTCCGTGACTTGGCTATAATAACCGCCACGCAATTTCAGGTTTAAAGTGAGAAGGAAACCGACATGAGTCTGAACAATGTCCCGGCGGGCAAAGATCTCCCGGAAGATATTTACGTCGTTATTGAAATCCCTGCTAACGCCGATCCAATCAAATACGAGATTGATAAAGACACTGGCGCGCTGTTTGTAGATCGTTTCATGTCTACCGCCATGTTCTACCCGTGCAACTACGGCTACATCAACCACACTCTGTCACTGGACGGTGACCCGGTTGATGTGCTGGTGCCAACCCCGTATCCCTTGCAGCCCGGCGCCGTGATTCGCTGTCGTCCGGTTGGCGTGCTGAAAATGACTGACGAAGCAGGCGAAGACGCCAAGTTGGTTGCCGTTCCGCACAGCAAACTGACTAAAGAATACGATCACATTAAAGACGTTAACGACCTGCCGGCATTGCTGCGCGCGCAGATCGGCCATTTCTTTGAACATTACAAAGATCTGGAAAAAGGCAAGTGGGTCAAAGTGGAAGGTTGGGATAACGCGGAAGCGGCCAAAGCAGAAATCGTCGCTTCCTTTGAACGCGCCAAAAACAAGTAAGATTTCATTCCCCCTCCGCCGGAAATAAACGGCGGAGAACGCCTGTTATCGACCCTAAAAACACCGCCTTGCGCGGTGTTTTTAGGGTCGCTGCATTGCACGTCTTTTATTCTTTCAAACCATCACGATATTACGTTTTAAGGTTCCTCATCACGTTTCAACCAGTCCCCGCTGGTGATGCGCGGTAATCCTTCTACCGAGTGCCTATAAAGATAGATCCAGGCGTTCCCCAAAGGGGTCGAGATCAATTCACGCTGGTACTCGTGGCCGTCTCGCTTTAACGCATCAAGCTCGGTCAGTATTGACGAACTGATGCGATATACCTCGCAATGAATCTCCCCATCACCCGCAACCACCGCCGGATAATGACCGAGATGATATAGCTCGTACCCATTGAGCTGACAATCTCCCAACCATTGAGCGTTGGTCATCCAGTGACTATTTCCCTGTTTGCGCCGTAAACTGCCGTAGACAATAATTCGCATCGCTAAAACTCAAACTGATAGAGCACATCCAATGCCTGGTCGATCCCAGACACCGCTTCCAAATAAAGCTTTGGCATCAATCGGTAACGCAACGTTAACGTCGCCAAAGAATCGAAGATACCTACGCCATACTTGACTTGCAGACCAGGAAGAACGTAACCGCTGACAACAACCTGAGAATTATCGCCAACGCCCTGTGTATCCAGAGCTAAATTACTTACGCCAAAGGCCTCGCCGATTTTACCCACAACTTGACCACTTTGCGCAACCCCTAAACCCACCAACATGGATGTCATGGCTGAACTATCCGCGCCGCTGCTGTCCAGTCCTTGCCCGCGAAGCAAATAAGACAAAGCCTCCTGCTGCGACATTGTCGGGTCAGAGAAAACGTCGAGTTTCGGCGTGCTTGCCATGCCGGTGATCCGAATGCCCGCCGTCACATCGTTTTCAGTATTGTCAGGGTTACGGATAGCTTCAATGTTTAGCAAGGGCTGATCCGGCGGGCCGGAGAACAGTATCTGACCTTTACGGACAATCAGATCCTGCCCGTAAGCCTTGAAGCGGCCGGAAGGGATATCTATCTGGCCGTTCAGACCCAGCCCCCGTTCATCCTGAACCATTTTCAGATCGCCTTGCAAACGGGCCACCAGCCCGAAGGCATCCAGCCGTACATCATTGCCGACACGAATGATCAGATTACTGTTAATGGGAATCGCCGTGGACACTGTCTCCAGCGGCTGACGTTGCGCATTGAGCAGCACTTCATCTGACGAAACATCCACCGCGCTTTCCGGCATATCCTTAACCACAATACGCGCCCAGGGGATGCTGACCGAACCATTCAGGGCGAACAACTGCGGCGTTGCCTCGAATACGATATCCGGCGAAACATCAAGACGCGCAGTCGGCGGCACGGTTACCCGCAGCCGCTGGCCTTTTGCCGCAATGCGCGCGCGCCAGGCGTCAGGCTGCGACCAGTCCGCGTTCCCGCCCAGGTTCAATTGGCCGTGATCGGTCTTCAGGAACCCCTGTAAAGTGGACGACATGCCGCTGAAACTCAACGCCAGCCGTCCCGTGGTGAGATCGATCGGCATCCAACTGCCGTCAATATCCAGTCTCTCCAGTACCATCTGGCCAAAGATTTGCGGCCGCTCCGCATTTCCGGCCAGCCGCAGGCTGGCATTTAGCAACCCCGAGGCTTTCTCCCCGGTTCGCAAGGCCGGATTCAGCAGCGCCAGAGAGATATTATTAATGGCGATCGTACCGCCGAGATTACGCCTTCCCTGCGGATCGGTGACCTGTACGTCACCACTGAAACGCCCGTTGTCCCGAATAGCCATCAGCCAGCCAAGCTGCGCGCGCCCGCGATCAATACCGGCATTCAGCGTAAAGGTGTCGAACGCCACAGGCAACGTGTTCCCTTGCACCTGTTGACGAACATTCACATTGTTTCCCACCAGCGTGATTTTCGCCTGCGGCAAGGCT
This is a stretch of genomic DNA from Brenneria rubrifaciens. It encodes these proteins:
- the ppa gene encoding inorganic diphosphatase, translating into MSLNNVPAGKDLPEDIYVVIEIPANADPIKYEIDKDTGALFVDRFMSTAMFYPCNYGYINHTLSLDGDPVDVLVPTPYPLQPGAVIRCRPVGVLKMTDEAGEDAKLVAVPHSKLTKEYDHIKDVNDLPALLRAQIGHFFEHYKDLEKGKWVKVEGWDNAEAAKAEIVASFERAKNK
- a CDS encoding methyl-accepting chemotaxis protein, yielding MLRNITIKVNLIVLLGTMVLLLTLVSGIGVNSINQGKESITTIDKIQGKEVAALSGSYTAALRARTGLALAARQMESGMTELAEASMARAQSYVELSRREMTRFLAYGTVTEQGARLAAAVENNYSPFIDKGIQPMIDALKGGRVDEYYRLLENVVPPLSVNMDKANNGFRDFALEIGQNMVDKAEAFAFGRLVTIGIACALVLVLVLAAWVALKRLVLSPLGVAVTQLEFIASGDLTQEIEDGGRNEIGRLMHSMRAMQHSLSVAVGRVRDAGGQIDIGTSELSTGNTHLAARTEESAASIEQTAASMEQLNATVKLNAENAEQAYNLAQNVADISGRGGDAVGQMVEKMGLISNSSERVADILTVIDGIAFQTNILALNAAVEAARAGEQGRGFAVVAGEVRNLAQRSAQSAKEIKALMLDSQGRVTEGTQMAKMAGEIMKEVSEAVVHMTMLMREISSSSREQSHGIEQVNVAVSQMDKAAQQNASLVEESAAATRSLEEQARQLAESMAVFRLQRQDMMAISRY
- the folB gene encoding bifunctional dihydroneopterin aldolase/7,8-dihydroneopterin epimerase → MDIVFIEELTVITTIGVYDWEQTIQQKLVFDIEMGWDNRRAAVSDDVNDCLSYADVSDAVIEHVAGQRFALVERVAEEVAQILMQRFPIPWLRIKVSKPGAVAQARQVGVIIERGTR
- the plsY gene encoding glycerol-3-phosphate 1-O-acyltransferase PlsY, translating into MSATALGMILIAYLCGAISSAILVCRIAGLPDPRKLGSGNPGATNVLRIGGKAAAAAVLVFDVLKGMLPVWIAYRLGVPPLYLGLTAIAACLGHIYPVFFHFHGGKGVATAFGAIAPIGWDLTGLMTGTWLLTVLLSGYSSLGAIISALIAPFYVWWFKPQFTFPVAMLSCLILMRHHDNIQRLWRGREGKIWHSLRKNKTADD
- a CDS encoding gamma-glutamylcyclotransferase family protein, whose protein sequence is MRIIVYGSLRRKQGNSHWMTNAQWLGDCQLNGYELYHLGHYPAVVAGDGEIHCEVYRISSSILTELDALKRDGHEYQRELISTPLGNAWIYLYRHSVEGLPRITSGDWLKRDEEP